The window GGCCTTCTTCTCCTCGGGGAGTTCGGCGGTCATCTCGGTTTCGATGAAGCCGGGCGCAACCACATTGGCCGTGATTCCGCGGCCGCCGAGCTCACGGGTCAGCGACCGGGCGAATCCCACCAATCCGGCCTTCGAGCTCGCGTAGTTGATCTGGCCGGCCGATCCGTAGAGCCCGACCACCGAGGAAATGAGGATGACCCGGCCCCAGCGGGCCTTCAGCATGCCCTTGGATGCGCGCTTGACGACGCGGAAGGTCCCGCCCAGGTTGGTGTCGACGACCGAATCGAAGTCGTCTTCGCTCATGCGCAGAAGCAGGGTGTCCTTCGTGATCCCGGCATTGGCGACGACGACGGTGATCGGCCCGAGCTGCTGCTCGACCTCGGTGAATGCGGCGTCGACGGATGCGGCATCCGTCACGTCGGCCCGCACCGTCAGGGTGCCCTCGGGCCCTTCGCCACTGCGAGCGGTCACGGCCACCCGGTATCCTGCAGCGACGAAGCGGGCGGCGATGGCGCGGCCGATGCCCCGATTGCCGCCGGTGACCAGAACGACGCGGTCGTCGGACATGAAGAACCTCCGAGTATCGGGAGT is drawn from Microbacterium protaetiae and contains these coding sequences:
- a CDS encoding beta-ketoacyl-ACP reductase encodes the protein MSDDRVVLVTGGNRGIGRAIAARFVAAGYRVAVTARSGEGPEGTLTVRADVTDAASVDAAFTEVEQQLGPITVVVANAGITKDTLLLRMSEDDFDSVVDTNLGGTFRVVKRASKGMLKARWGRVILISSVVGLYGSAGQINYASSKAGLVGFARSLTRELGGRGITANVVAPGFIETEMTAELPEEKKAEYKKAIPVGRYASADEVAGVVAWLASDDAAYISGAVIPVDGGLGMGH